In Zea mays cultivar B73 chromosome 7, Zm-B73-REFERENCE-NAM-5.0, whole genome shotgun sequence, the following proteins share a genomic window:
- the LOC100279210 gene encoding uncharacterized protein isoform X2 → MNMENDQPLLPAPPVNLESAILEQNANMVALKEGCSVGSELPPGLQGNFGGNKANTCTSALHSIDEGEEITCGFIKHERSYDLQNLTMDKSIQVSNETKYKFLAHKPRVGCETAIQNCELASALPDTEFHGPVATISTTGQSEGSDTEINVPNYSDLEALILDLDLIPWDQESDFIQPEVSRFQYPESRKDLIRLEKGVCSYMNRSIMSKGAFAILYGQRTKYYIREPEVSLGRETEEVHVDIDLSKEGKANKISRRQAVIKMDDGGSFYINNTGKFSIFVNSKEVPCSKRINLMSDSLIEIRNLKFIFHVNHEAARQYIVRKRRGSSQGGITAFDWSQNP, encoded by the exons ATGAATATGGAAAATGACCAACCTTTGTTGCCGGCACCACCAGTTAATCTGGAATCAGCCATCCTTGAGCAAAATGCAAATATGGTGGCTCTCAAGGAAGGCTGTTCTGTGGGAAGTGAGCTGCCACCTGGTCTGCAGGGTAATTTTGGTGGTAACAAAGCAAACACGTGTACTTCAGCACTGCATTCTATTGATGAAGGTGAAGAAATAACTTGTGGTTTCATTAAACATGAGAGGAGTTATGATTTACAGAATTTGACTATGGATAAGTCAATTCAAGTGTCTAATGAAACAAAGTACAAGTTTCTTGCTCATAAGCCCAGAGTAGGCTGTGAAACTGCTATTCAAAACTGTGAGTTGGCTTCTGCATTGCCAGATACAGAATTTCATGGCCCTGTTGCAACCATTTCAACTACGGGTCAATCAGAAGGATCTGACACTGAGATTAATGTTCCAAACTATTCTGACCTAGAAGCACTG ATACTTGATCTGGACCTGATTCCATGGGATCAAGAATCTGACTTCATCCAACCAGAAG TTTCAAGGTTTCAGTATCCTGAAAGCAGGAAGGATTTGATAAGATTAGAGAAAGGTGTCTGCTCTTATATGAACCGATCTATCATGTCTAAGGGTGCTTTCGCAATTCTTTATGGCCAACGCACGAAATACTACATAAGAGAGCCCGAG GTAAGTCTTGGGAGAGAAACAGAAGAAGTACATGTTGATATCGATTTGAGTAAAGAAGGAAAGGCAAACAAAATATCCCGTCGACAG GCAGTTATTAAGATGGACGATGGTGGATCTTTCTACATAAACAATACTGGGAAGTTTTCAATTTTCGTGAATAGCAAAGAAGTACCCTGCAGTAAACGTATAAACTTAATGTCAGACTCATTAATTGAG ATAAGGAACCTGAAATTCATTTTTCACGTGAACCACGAGGCTGCAAGGCAATACATAGTTCGAAAAAGGAGAGGAAGCTCCCAAGGCGGGATCACGGCGTTTGATTGGAGTCAGAACCCATGA
- the LOC100279210 gene encoding uncharacterized protein isoform X1: MNMENDQPLLPAPPVNLESAILEQNANMVALKEGCSVGSELPPGLQGNFGGNKANTCTSALHSIDEGEEITCGFIKHERSYDLQNLTMDKSIQVSNETKYKFLAHKPRVGCETAIQNCELASALPDTEFHGPVATISTTGQSEGSDTEINVPNYSDLEALILDLDLIPWDQESDFIQPEVSRFQYPESRKDLIRLEKGVCSYMNRSIMSKGAFAILYGQRTKYYIREPEVSLGRETEEVHVDIDLSKEGKANKISRRQAVIKMDDGGSFYINNTGKFSIFVNSKEVPCSKRINLMSDSLIELFFFCYRQIRNLKFIFHVNHEAARQYIVRKRRGSSQGGITAFDWSQNP; the protein is encoded by the exons ATGAATATGGAAAATGACCAACCTTTGTTGCCGGCACCACCAGTTAATCTGGAATCAGCCATCCTTGAGCAAAATGCAAATATGGTGGCTCTCAAGGAAGGCTGTTCTGTGGGAAGTGAGCTGCCACCTGGTCTGCAGGGTAATTTTGGTGGTAACAAAGCAAACACGTGTACTTCAGCACTGCATTCTATTGATGAAGGTGAAGAAATAACTTGTGGTTTCATTAAACATGAGAGGAGTTATGATTTACAGAATTTGACTATGGATAAGTCAATTCAAGTGTCTAATGAAACAAAGTACAAGTTTCTTGCTCATAAGCCCAGAGTAGGCTGTGAAACTGCTATTCAAAACTGTGAGTTGGCTTCTGCATTGCCAGATACAGAATTTCATGGCCCTGTTGCAACCATTTCAACTACGGGTCAATCAGAAGGATCTGACACTGAGATTAATGTTCCAAACTATTCTGACCTAGAAGCACTG ATACTTGATCTGGACCTGATTCCATGGGATCAAGAATCTGACTTCATCCAACCAGAAG TTTCAAGGTTTCAGTATCCTGAAAGCAGGAAGGATTTGATAAGATTAGAGAAAGGTGTCTGCTCTTATATGAACCGATCTATCATGTCTAAGGGTGCTTTCGCAATTCTTTATGGCCAACGCACGAAATACTACATAAGAGAGCCCGAG GTAAGTCTTGGGAGAGAAACAGAAGAAGTACATGTTGATATCGATTTGAGTAAAGAAGGAAAGGCAAACAAAATATCCCGTCGACAG GCAGTTATTAAGATGGACGATGGTGGATCTTTCTACATAAACAATACTGGGAAGTTTTCAATTTTCGTGAATAGCAAAGAAGTACCCTGCAGTAAACGTATAAACTTAATGTCAGACTCATTAATTGAG TTGTTTTTTTTTTGTTACCGACAGATAAGGAACCTGAAATTCATTTTTCACGTGAACCACGAGGCTGCAAGGCAATACATAGTTCGAAAAAGGAGAGGAAGCTCCCAAGGCGGGATCACGGCGTTTGATTGGAGTCAGAACCCATGA